One Fundulus heteroclitus isolate FHET01 chromosome 1, MU-UCD_Fhet_4.1, whole genome shotgun sequence genomic window carries:
- the pgd gene encoding 6-phosphogluconate dehydrogenase, decarboxylating has protein sequence MAQADIALIGLAVMGQNLIMNMNDHGFVVCAFNRTVSKVHDFLQNEAKGSKVIGAESLEDMVSKLKKPRRIVLLVKAGQAVDDFIEKLVPHLEAGDIIIDGGNSEYRDTTRRCKSLKEKGFLFVGSGVSGGEEGARYGPSLMPGGHKEAWPHIKDIFQSIAAKVGTGEPCCDWVGDEGAGHFVKMVHNGIEYGDMQLICEAYHLMKDVLGMDHDEMAQAFDSWNKTELDSFLIEITANILKYKDSDGKHLLPKIRDSAGQKGTGKWTAISALEYGTPVTLIGEAVFARCLSSLKEERVQASRSLSGPQGVKFSGNKAAFLEDIRKALYASKIISYAQGFMLLRQAAKEFDWSLNYGAIALMWRGGCIIRSVFLGKIKEAFDRDTDLQNLLLDNFFSNAVQDCQESWRRTVGVGVQHGIPMPCFTTALSFYDGYRHDMLPANLLQAQRDYFGAHTYELLANPGHYIHTNWTGHGGNVSSSSYNA, from the exons ATGGCtca AGCAGACATTGCACTGATTGGGCTGGCTGTCATGGGCCAGAACCTCATAATGAACATGAACGACCATGGCTTTGTG GTCTGCGCCTTCAACAGAACCGTGTCCAAGGTGCACGACTTCCTCCAGAACGAGGCCAAGGGCTCGAAGGTGATTGGAGCCGAGTCCCTGGAGGACATGGTGTCCAAGCTGAAGAAACCCAGGAGGATCGTCCTGCTGGTCAAGGCTGGGCAGGCTGTGGATGACTTCATTGAGAAACTG GTTCCTCATTTAGAAGCCGGAGACATCATCATCGATGGAGGCAACTCGGAGTACAGAGACACGACG CGACGGTGTAAGAGTCTGAAAGAGAAGGGCTTTCTGTTCGTTGGGAGTGGAGTCAGTGGTGGAGAGGAGGGAGCTCGTTATGGACCCTCGCTCATGCCAGGGGGGCACAAAGAGGCCTG gcCCCACATTAAAGACATCTTCCAGAGCATTGCTGCTAAGGTCGGGACAGGAGAGCCCTGCTGTGATTGG GTCGGAGACGAGGGCGCGGGTCATTTCGTCAAGATGGTCCACAACGGCATCGAGTACGGAGACATGCAGCTGATCTGTGAGGCCTACCACCTGATGAAGGACGTCCTGGGCATGGACCACGATGAGATGGCACAG GCGTTCGACAGCTGGAACAAGACAGAGCTGGACTCCTTCCTGATCGAGATCACGGCCAACATCCTTAAGTACAAGGACTCCGATGGGAAGCACCTGCTGCCCAAGATCCGCGACAGCGCGGGACAGAAGGGCACGGGGAAATGGACGGCCATTTCAGCCCTGGAGTACGGCACACCTGTCACTCTGATCG GGGAGGCCGTCTTTGCCAGATGCCTGTCCTCTCTGAAGGAGGAGAGGGTGCAGGCCAGCCGCAGCCTCTCCGGCCCCCAGGGGGTCAAATTCAGCGGCAACAAGGCCGCTTTCCTGGAGGACATTAGAAAG GCTCTCTATGCCTCCAAGATCATCTCCTACGCCCAGGGCTTCATGCTGCTGCGGCAAGCGGCCAAAGAGTTCGACTGGTCGCTGAACTACGGCGCCATCGCCCTGATGTGGAGAGGAGGCTGCATCATCCGCAG cgTTTTCCTCGGCAAAATCAAAGAGGCGTTCGACCGGGACACTGACCTGCAGAACTTGTTGCTGGACAATTTCTTCAGCAACGCTGTGCAAGACTGCCAG GAGTCGTGGCGTAGGACAGTCGGCGTCGGCGTCCAGCACGGCATCCCGATGCCCTGCTTCACCACAGCGCTGTCCTTCTACGACGGCTACAGACACGACATGCTG